Part of the Vigna unguiculata cultivar IT97K-499-35 chromosome 3, ASM411807v1, whole genome shotgun sequence genome, CGGATCGGAGAAACACGCAATCATCTTTTGCATAACGTATGGGCCCACGTATTGGGCCAGTTCCCTTTTCGCTTTCTGCAGCTTCTCTTTCAGGATTCCCAGACTCGCCTCCTGCTCCCATATCAACCCCACGCACCCGTGCACCGGGTCTCTCACACGCGCCTCCGCTTGGTACGCCAGCGCCCTCGCCACCCACTTCCGCGACTCCGGCGACGTCGACTTCAAAATGTTACTCACGTTGCCCCCGCCGAACACGTGGTGCACGACCGCGAACCGCTGAATGCTCTCAGCCGGGAAATACGGCGCCAGCAGGCAATCCGATCCGCACCTCCGCCGTTGGTACTTGCATGCGCCGCATGGGGTCATGCCTTGTACTCCTTCTACAACAGCGGTGTTCTAAGAAGAAATAAACAAATCTcatc contains:
- the LOC114179582 gene encoding LOB domain-containing protein 24-like, with translation MTPCGACKYQRRRCGSDCLLAPYFPAESIQRFAVVHHVFGGGNVSNILKSTSPESRKWVARALAYQAEARVRDPVHGCVGLIWEQEASLGILKEKLQKAKRELAQYVGPYVMQKMIACFSDPLANMVDLQAPLSATVDDFDLSSWDPFPAWESPSSSRCQPPQADRKGKSVAPPS